A window of the Pristiophorus japonicus isolate sPriJap1 chromosome 13, sPriJap1.hap1, whole genome shotgun sequence genome harbors these coding sequences:
- the LOC139278059 gene encoding tyrosine-protein phosphatase non-receptor type substrate 1-like isoform X2, whose protein sequence is MPVLSMFGRAQLYSILILAVICTAAAGDATVNQWLDKNDIITGQTATFHCSFPLFRDKNKIAVHWWKEGTREFLRQDPRRNFKVESKASATLRLLDVRFGDAGVYYCRVEGQYVGNSTGVKLNVRASPEPLKIFPTLFANGSLMCLCKTSGFYPADHTIAWRKDGQEVATGVTKFVELNTEGLYEAFSYLEEIPPIQIGTVYICEVSHPTLTGPTWVNYTVGIADNGVSDPLPWWIYLCGAIALLLLIIAAILCCKFCKCKRKDLLTSSYNLQAFETQAWHRLITTS, encoded by the exons ATGCCTGTGCTCAGTATGTTTGGAAGAGCTCAACTTTACTCTATACTCATCCTAGCTGTTATTTGCACAG CCGCCGCCGGCGACGCCACAGTGAATCAGTGGCTTGATAAAAACGATATAATCACAGGACAGACCGCGACTTTTCACTGCTCGTTCCCCCTGTTCAGAGATAAAAATAAAATCGCAGTCCATTGGTGGAAAGAAGGTACGCGGGAATTCTTAAGACAAGATCCCAGGAGAAACTTCAAGGTTGAGAGTAAAGCGAGCGCCACGTTGCGCCTTCTGGACGTGCGTTTCGgagatgctggagtctattattgcaGAGTGGAAGGTCAATATGTCGGAAATAGTACCGGAGTGAAGCTTAATGTAAGGG CTTCTCCAGAACCTCTGAAGATTTTTCCAACCCTGTTTGCAAATGGTTCTCTAATGTGTTTGTGTAAAACGTCTGGGTTCTACCCTGCTGATCACACCATTGCTTGGCGTAAAGATGGTCAAGAAGTTGCGACTGGAGTAACAAAATTCGTTGAGCTGAATACTGAGGGACTATATGAAGCTTTCAGTTATTTGGAAGAGATACCGCCTATTCAGATTGGGACTGTTTATATTTGTGAGGTATCTCACCCTACCCTCACGGGTCCAACTTGGGTCAATTACACGGTCGGCATTGCAG ATAATGGTGTCAGTGACCCTTTGCCTTGGTGGATCTATCTCTGTGGAGCAATAGCTCTGCTGCTCCTGATTATTGCAGCAATACTTTGTTGTAAATTTTGTAAATGTAAACGTAAAG ATCTCCTTACTTCCTCCTACAATCTACAGGCATTTGAAACCCAAGCTTGGCATCGACTAATTACTACTTCTTGA